In Lycium ferocissimum isolate CSIRO_LF1 chromosome 3, AGI_CSIRO_Lferr_CH_V1, whole genome shotgun sequence, the genomic window CCCCAGATAAATGGGACATAATATGTCAAATATGAAACTGAAAAGGGGATCATGTTTGATTCAGGAAGCTTTCTAGCACCTACGAATGATTTGttttaagttatgccttaaggaaaagtttcacattatgggcatacttttagttatgtctttcaaagcatactttttagttaagcatgataactaaaagtttaccttgaaaagttaaaaaaaataaaatatatatatatatatatatatatataaagtccGCCttcggcagacttttagttaaacacatcTAAAAGTCCGCCCTTcgcgacttttagttaaacacaactaaaagtacgGATGTAAGataacaaaatttaaactttgccttataaggcaaacttttagttatgtcttaaggaaaacttatgccttatggggcatatttgtagttatgttttatggggcacacttttagttaaggcattactaaaagtttaccttgaaaaggtaaaaaaatatatgtatatatgcttcaagggaaagtctgccccctctgccggagggggcatagcgaaatttaaactctactttgcaaaaaaattttaaatttttgactgagcgggggttcgaacctggaacctatggaaTTTAGCcgaaggacaaaatttaaagatttcaaatacggcgaaaatttaaaaaataatttaaaaagaagGGCGAATTGCCCTTGTTTATTAGCACCTTTTTCGGtgctttcttttgtttttctcgtTGGTCCATGTAGTACTCTGGTTTCACTTTCTCCACTATAAAAATATTCGATCCGTGTATTGCTAGCTGCAGCCGGCTGAGCTCATAAGACAGTCTTAAAATAACAGTTTTACAAAATATTGACCTCTCCACCATATGAAATACTATCTTACAACTTTTATGTTGAAAAAAGGGACAAGCAGCAACGTCATTGCTGACTTCAAACACAGATTAAATCGGAAAACAGTCACAGATTAACGTCTTTATCAAATTCCAATCTTGTTTTATTAGGGAAATTCTTATGCGAATTTGGACCAACGCAACATATCATCAAATGAATGCTAGACTCGTAAGTCGTAATATTTGAATTGTTCAAAGAGTCAAAGACAAACAAAAATCTCTCCTGGTCAAAAGACAGACACAAAATGTTGATTTAATTACTCGCCCCTCGTATCCAAGGAGAAAGAAACAGTCGCTCATTTGGACATAAGCAAATTAAAATAGCAGCCAATGAAATCGCAAAGCTTTGGTTCCAAGACTTGGTAACCTTGTCCCATGGATTGGACTAAAGTATACTTTTTGGTTTCTACTCGGTGTTGGACTAAATTCGAATTCACATCGAAAAGCCTCACATTAGAGATCAATAAAGCATTTACATCATACCTACGACCAACTCGAGACTCTAACAACAAAAGTTATATTTCCATCAAAATCTCCCTTTATTATTTTAAAGTAAATCACTAAATTCTACAACAGGGTATTGCTAAATGATCAAACTTTAGCGTCTAAGAATTAAGTGATACGACATAAAATGTTTATTTGTGTAACTTTTGGTCCGTAGTAAATTTGACATGATAAACATAATAAACTAATAAACAAAGTCAGTACTTATATACTGCTAAACTTTTAACTGATGTATGGTTTGAAAAAATTTACGAGTGTatatttcaaattcttttttgttttgctccAAAGTTGCACTCCTATCAGGCACAATAAATGgctcattcatattgtaaacaTCGCcgatgacttttttttttttttgtaagttgATTTACGAGTGCATATTTTAAATTCATATTGTAAGTTGAATTTGCTACCCGGtgactcttttttattttattttttatttttttgggctacTCAATTGAAAGACGATAATTATAATAAATGCATCTCTATTTTAGTgttcaattaaataaataccCTATAGCTGTCTTGGAGATCTCTAAACTACGTGACTTCATCTATATAGCTAGGTGGTTGGTATAAGATAATATGCTTTGTTTACACACCTAAATATATAAGAAAGTATTTAACATATAACCTACTAAATCTTTAACTATTTTAAAAACCGATCTACTTATCCCTCTTCAATCTGGTACCAGATTACTTTAGTTTCATGATATATATGCGCATACATAgggaaaattatttattttgtgtatacggtaaaaatcttTCTCAAGAGTTGGGTGAGTTAGGTAGCGATACGTAGCAAGGATGGCCAGTCAGCGGTGACTCAACCATGATGACACCGGATACAAACCTGTGGCCGGATAAGAAGCAATTCAAGATGTGACCGTTATAGAAACGTTACAGAAGATTCCAAGATTCCTCCAGCCTTTATTGCCTTTTAACTATCTTTTATTGCAACATTAATATTGGTAATTAAGGGGGCATAATTTGTGGATCATGCACCCCGTAGCTCTATTATAAGTAGAGGTTCAGAAATCATACAgtaatataacatatttactttgTTCTTATATTCTTTGTTCTTTACGGATTCGAAGTGTTTTGCGCGATGTTATACCAACTAGTAGTCATCCTCACTTAAAACCTTGCAGTTTACTTCCTCTCCTGGTCAAAAGACAGATACAAAATGTTGATTTAATTACTCGCCCCTCGTATCcaaggagaaagaaaggtcaaaaGTCAAAACCTAATCTCGGAACAGTCGCTTATTTGGACATAAGCAAATTAAAATAGCAGCCAATGAAATCGCAAAGCTTTGGTTCCAAGACTTGGTAACCTTGTCCCATGGATTGGACTAAAGTATACTTTTTGGTTTCTACTCGTTGTTGGACTAAATTCGAATTCACATCGAAAAGTCTCACATTAGAGATCAACAAAGACGACATCATACCCATGACTCGAACTCGAGACCTCTAATTGAACAAAAGTTATATTTCCATCAAAATCTCCCTTTATTATTTTAAAGTAAATCACTAAATTCTACAACAGGGTATTGCTAAATGATCAAACTTTAGCGTCTAAGAATTAAGTGATACGACATAAAATGTTTATTTGTGCTCTTATTGTAAAATGCCTCCAAAAGTCGCTCTTTATGCTCCTGTttagttttcattttaaaagCAGAAATTCATTGTATTCACCAAGTAATTATATTATCTTCCCAACAGTAATTATACATGCAGAAAAAAATTCACGTCCTACAATTTCTTCAAGCAAGTTGGAggaggaaaaaggaagaaactaCATCAACCTGATGAATGTGCTAAGCTCTTGTTAAGTTAGGAATCAAATTTTACcaaacacccaaaaaaaaaaaaaaaaaaaaattacattacaaaCCAACACAATTTCTTGAGGTAGTAACTCCACcatccacaacaagattatGACCACTTACATATCTTGATTCATCACTTGCTAAATATAGAGCAGCCTCAGCAATATCTTTAGCCCTTAAAGTTGCCCCTTTTAAATCTCCCAAACCTCTTACAAACTCTTCAATTTTCTCCACTTCTTTTTCACTAGGCAATCCAAAATTCATTTCCCCTTCTTCATCCCCATCACAATGGTTCCATGCATTAACCAACATTGATGTAGCCACACCAAATGGCGATATACAATTAACCCGAATCCCATAACGCCCCAACTCGCACGCTACATTCTTTGTTAGCCCTACAATTGCGTGCTTGGAAGCCGTGTATGCGTGTGGCCCGAGGCCGCCCATGACCCCGGCCACACTAGACGTTGAAATGATGCACCCATGACCTTGTGGGATCATTACCCGAGCCGCGTGTTTCATTCCCAAAGCGGCTCCTCGTACATTAACAGACATGACACGATCGAATTCATCAGGGTCGAAATTAATTATGCTTTTTTTCTGGCTTGATTGACTCCCTAGGACTCCAGCATTGTTGAACAAGATGTCGAGGTGTCCGTATTTGGAAATTGTTGAGTCAATTAAGTTTTTGATATCTTCTTCCGATGTAACATCACAATGAACGTAAGTGACTGATGAGGGAGACAGCATATTTGCTAATGTGTTGCCAAGAATGTCTTCAACGTCTGCTATTACAACTTTGGCTCCGTGTCTTGCGAAGAGTCGCACGGTTGCCTCTCCAATCCCTCTAGCTCCACCTGTTACAATCGCGACCTTTCCTTCTAACCTGTACAAATTACATAAGAAAGGTCACTGTCAGAGGCGGCTCAATAGAATTAGTGATTTGAGACCAAATTTTATAAGAGGCTTAATACTTATTCTAAAATTCATATATTAACTAGGCAAAGAACTTAATTTCTGATCTATAGACTGATCAAACCAGACAAGAAGAACAATTGATTTTGGAACGAGTTTAAATTAGAGAGTTAAATAGTCAAATTAAGGAATAAAgataatgcatatatatatacacataggaggaaaataacaaaattgagAGTTGAGGTAAATGTGCTAACTAATGAGGTGAACGCAATTTTCATTTGGATACAATATGACATATTTACTCTTCTCCTACAACTATGTAATATTTTGTTTATCATTTTATAGTTATGAAACTTTCCCAAAACTTATCATGTAGACATAGTATATGATTGCTCACTAATATGATGAATAACCTCGATTAAATCcgaacataaataataatttcggGGTCTTAATTTTTGGGGGCGTAAGAGTAATGGTTTTATTTTCTACTctttattagatttttttagAAGAATAAGAGAAATGAATCTTTTTTAGAAGTCTTGAATAGAGTTTAATTtagaatagaaaaaagaaatactGACTTAGATGTGAAGGAAATTTGGCAGAGAAATATGTAATTGATGAACAATGTGCCAATATCATGGATAGTATAGTAGTATAATGGAGTAATTGATTTTCTAATGTTCGCATTTTTGAACGGCTGTTTAATTTGAACGtctctttttactttttacacTTCACTTAATAAATTTGTCGGCAACTTCGCTGGTTCTTGATTGCAGAGAATGTACGTGGACTTATAATATCTAAAGCATGCTGGAAAAGGTATAAAATTGTTTACAGCTTTATTCTCCTTAggaaaaagtttttcttttccttttcttttttcttttcaactcaAAGAACTATAACAATTTATATGGAAAACATGGGTTTTGCATAGCTTAGGACTTAGGaggtgtttggacatgaattgagtgatatttgaaaaaatacaGTATTCGAAGCTGAAGTACTGAAAATGACATTTGGAAGATGAAGTCATGTTTGGACACGTATTTcacttaaaaaattaaagttttgtgagtgaaatttttttttacttgaaaaaCTCTATGTtcaaaatttaaccaaaaaccACCATTATGTGTAACCAAACATTATCTTGGAaatattctttgaaaaaaaaaatcatgtccaaacTAACCAAAAACTACTCCAATGTGTAATTCATATTTTTTGAGGACAATAGTTTGTTTTGGCATCCCCACCCTCTTATGCTTTATTTCAACTTTGCAAAAACTATTTGGGAAAATTAGTTCCAGTATGTTTAATGAACCTTAATAgttttgaaacaaaaaagaaactaagaaaagaagaaaatataaggTTTTTATAGCTTGTCATGCAAATGCATGCATAGATATTGAAagcaacaccccccccccccccccaacacaccaaacaaaaaaaaacaaaaaaaaaaaaaaaagagatttatATTACCTTCTAGTAAAGCTTGGAGAATTAATTTCCTTCCCAATTGAATGAActcttgaaaatgttttttcagGCATCACTTGAGCAGGCATTGTTATACAACTAGAAACTAAGAAGGacaaggaagaaaaagaatgtaCAAAGTGTAAGAGAAAtagagaataataataataaggttGGTGGATTATGCTTTAGAGAAAATGGGAATTTATAGTGGATTTATTGTGGGTGTGGGTGTGTTGGGCGGGGAGGTGTGGGATTCTATACGTGAGGGCGACTTAATTTCTTGGCAATTTCCCTCAAAAACCTTAACCAATGTATATGTTTGTCCCTCACTACTAAAATTAACACAGCTGTACGCTTTTCACTTTCCACCTTGTCCATGTggtcatatttttattggagtatttttctttgggaaaatttcaaaaatatacatcCCAAGATACAATATTACGCCACATAacaaaatatacaatattatatcgGGGAAAAATATTATATGTAATGTATTAACTTTATATaaaagtgtgtatatatatatatatatatatatatatatatatatatatattagtaaaagatgtttatacacaaatataaattaaatcgGATAACAAACTCAAAACATAGGcgcgtaaatattttctccaaatagacATAGAGCTTAATCTTTTCCTTCTTATTTGTAAAAACTACTTCCCTTCTTATTTGTAAAACTACGCACCAATTTCAAGGACACCATTTCATTTCACGTAGAAATTTATACTCCTATATAAacctttttgaaaagtttaagtTGATCTATTCAAGTTGCTATCTAGTCAAGTTAATATATAACATTATGTAACTTTTGGTCCGTAGTAAATTTGACATGATAAACA contains:
- the LOC132049614 gene encoding short-chain dehydrogenase reductase 2a, with the translated sequence MPAQVMPEKTFSRVHSIGKEINSPSFTRRLEGKVAIVTGGARGIGEATVRLFARHGAKVVIADVEDILGNTLANMLSPSSVTYVHCDVTSEEDIKNLIDSTISKYGHLDILFNNAGVLGSQSSQKKSIINFDPDEFDRVMSVNVRGAALGMKHAARVMIPQGHGCIISTSSVAGVMGGLGPHAYTASKHAIVGLTKNVACELGRYGIRVNCISPFGVATSMLVNAWNHCDGDEEGEMNFGLPSEKEVEKIEEFVRGLGDLKGATLRAKDIAEAALYLASDESRYVSGHNLVVDGGVTTSRNCVGL